From the genome of Bubalus bubalis isolate 160015118507 breed Murrah chromosome 2, NDDB_SH_1, whole genome shotgun sequence, one region includes:
- the LOC102415716 gene encoding epididymal secretory glutathione peroxidase has protein sequence MELVVKMDCYKDVKGTIYDYDAFTLNGKEHIQFKQYVGKHVLFVNVATYCGLTAQYPELNALQEELKPFGLVVLGFPCNQFGKQEPGENSEILPGLKYVRPGGGYVPNFQLFEKGNVNGETEQKVFTFLKQSCPHPSEIMGSIKHISWEPIMVHDIRWNFEKFLVGPDGVPVMRWFHRTPVSTVKSDILAYMKQFKTK, from the exons ATGGAGCTGGTGGTGAAG ATGGATTGCTACAAAGATGTGAAAGGCACCATCTATGATTATGACGCTTTCACTCTTAATGGAAAGGAACACATTCAGTTCAAGCAATATGTGGGCAAGCATGTCCTTTTTGTCAATGTGGCCACCTATTGTGGTCTGACAGCTCAATATCCTG AACTGAATGCACTACAGGAGGAGCTGAAGCCCTTTGGCCTAGTTGTGTTGGGATTTCCCTGTAACCAATTTGGAAAGCAAGAACCAGGAGAAAACTCAGAAATTCTTCCAGGACTGAA GTATGTCCGTCCAGGAGGAGGATACGTACCTAATTTCCAGCTGTTTGAGAAAGGGAATGTGAATGGTGAAACAGAGCAGAAAGTCTTCACCTTCTTAAAG CAATCCTGTCCTCACCCTTCTGAGATTATGGGCTCAATCAAACATATATCCTGGGAACCCATCATGGTCCATGACATTCGTTGGAATTTTGAAAAGTTCCTAGTGGGACCTGATGGCGTCCCTGTCATGCGCTGGTTTCATCGGACTCCAGTCAGTACAGTCAAGTCAGATATTCTGGCATACATGAAACAGTTCAAAACCAAATAA